A genomic region of Arachis hypogaea cultivar Tifrunner chromosome 5, arahy.Tifrunner.gnm2.J5K5, whole genome shotgun sequence contains the following coding sequences:
- the LOC112803661 gene encoding protein FAR1-RELATED SEQUENCE 5-like has product MSINEDDVKNDSDNDLGDDFDYQPNAEDNAEDDDVDSLDSTSKSEEVCGVKRIADLMVEDIWNLEFRTEDEACQFYNAYSCWHGFVMRKDDVVRDNQGRIISRQLVCNKEGWRNMRYLDMDDRSREARSLTRTKCPARLRVKLDYGCGRWKVSCFVESHNHDLTPPQFAHLVPANRRLTVSDRVQVENLHNFGVKSCHIMGYIAFQKGGYRHAGFTRKDLYNHIDRYRRAKVKNGDANAAINYLIGKSNNDPLFFGKYTFTSDERLEHIFWADGQSIIDYHCFGDIVAFDSTYKKNKYNKPLVIFSGCNHHGQTAIFGSGLLSDETTETYKWLLETFVEAMGGKSPKAVITDGDLAMRDAIKNVLPDATHRLCGWHLQRNACENIKNPNFLRDFKGLIYDNNDQSDFDRRWTAILDKHNLVGSTWMEKTYETREMWSHCFLRDKFFGYIRTTSQCEGINSLIRFYVNRKNTLIDFMHNLDRALKEYRNNELIADFKSQCSEPVMITSLEVYERSASCYFTRNIFKEIRNEIQRAGALNITVLSTTLDKVEFSVTALGDPAKDRRVEVDRGKNLFSCSCKLFESRGIPCSHIFCAMKFENILEFPDSLIYKRWTKNAKNEFISTDMPVNDDIERVLKFRVGALASNCNKLCDIACKDLADFDEVQSELVNLVIRLQSRKQGKSTPNVNVEGINDPFVVKSKGAPSKRSSWRKKRACSNCHKYGHYYKRCPDLMQHSVEGNPRDRSYGNASAKDSGFSPERFGNSSRSFSVKSEHHSGPNTKPFKKGGTRKFKATGMRNRKGKDNTFVEHVKESQQEKRHSFKNYECVNDVVDDKCDTRHLQIDVRDPLTSSLPCGNKQGSYMALFASMHRTL; this is encoded by the exons ATGTCCATTAACGAGGATGATGTGAAGAATGATTCTGATAATGATTTGGGTGATGATTTCGATTATCAACCGAATGCAGAAGACAATGCTGAAGACGACGATGTGGATTCGCTGGATTCTACTAGCAAGAGTGAAGAAGTTTGTGGGGTAAAAAGAATAGCAGATCTAATGGTGGAGGATATTTGGAACCTGGAGTTTAGGACAGAGGATGAGGCCTGCCAGTTTTATAACGCTTATTCTTGTTGGCATGGATTTGTAATGAGGAAGGACGACGTGGTTAGGGATAATCAAGGTCGAATTATTAGCAGGCAACTTGTTTGCAACAAAGAGGGCTGGAGAAATATGAGGTATCTTGATATGGATGATAGATCAAGGGAGGCAAGGTCGCTAACGCGAACCAAGTGTCCAGCTCGGCTTAGGGTAAAGCTTGACTACGGCTGTGGTAGATGGAAGGTatcatgttttgttgaatctcacAACCACGATCTGACGCCACCCCAATTTGCGCATCTGGTACCGGCCAATCGTCGTCTCACTGTGAGTGATAGAGTCCAAGTGGAAAATCTACATAATTTTGGTGTCAAGAGCTGCCATATTATGGGGTATATTGCATTCCAGAAGGGTGGATATCGTCATGCTGGCTTCACACGGAAAGATTTGTACAACCACATCGATCGCTATCGTCGGGCAAAAGTTAAAAACGGGGATGCCAATGCGGCAATAAACTATTTGATTGGCAAGTCAAACAACGATCCGCTGTTCTTTGGAAAGTATACGTTCACTAGTGACGAAAGGCTGGAGCATATTTTTTGGGCAGATGGGCAGTCGATTATCGACTATCACTGCTTTGGAGATATTGTTGCCTTTGATTCAACCTACAAGAAGAATAAATACAACAAGCCTTTGGTCATTTTCTCTGGATGCAATCATCACGGGCAGACTGCTATATTCGGCTCCGGCCTACTTTCCGATGAAACCACAGAGACATATAAGTGGTTGTTGGAAACCTTTGTTGAAGCGATGGGTGGGAAAAGTCCAAAAGCAGTAATAACTGACGGAGACCTTGCCATGCGAGATGCAATCAAGAATGTTCTGCCTGATGCGACCCATCGGTTATGCGGCTGGCATCTGCAGAGAAATGCATGTGAAAATATAAAGAATCCTAATTTCCTACGCGATTTTAAGGGTCTTATATACGACAACAACGACCAGAGTGACTTTGATCGGAGATGGACAGCCATTCTGGATAAGCACAACCTTGTTGGCAGTACCTGGATGGAGAAGACGTACGAAACTCGTGAGATGTGGTCCCATTGTTTCCTCCGGGATAAGTTTTTCGGTTACATAAGGACGACATCACAGTGTGAAGGTATAAATTCTCTCATCAGATTTTATGTTAATCGCAAGAACACCCTCATTGACTTCATGCATAACCTGGATAGGGCCTTAAAGGAGTATAGAAACAATGAATTAATAGCTGACTTTAAGTCTCAGTGCTCAGAGCCTGTGATGATTACCTCATTGGAGGTATATGAAAGATCTGCATCATGTTATTTCACGCGAAACATTTTCAAGGAAATTCGTAATGAGATTCAGAGGGCAGGGGCTTTGAATATAACGGTACTAAGCACAACCTTGGACAAGGTAGAGTTCAGTGTGACTGCTTTGGGAGACCCGGCCAAAGATCGCCGGGTGGAAGTCGATAGAGGTAAGAATCTGTTCTCATGCTCGTGCAAGCTGTTTGAATCACGTGGTATTCCCTGTAGTCATATCTTCTGTGCCATGAAGTTCGAAAACATACTTGAGTTTCCAGATTCGTTGATATACAAAAGGTGGACAAAGAATGCAAAGAACGAATTTATTAGCACAGATATGCCTGTGAATGATGACATCGAAAGGGTCTTAAAGTTTCGAGTTGGAGCGTTGGCATCGAATTGCAACAAGCTGTGTGATATTGCTTGCAAGGATCTTGCAGACTTTGATGAAGTCCAGTCTGAACTTGTCAATTTAGTTATCCGCCTGCAGTCACGCAAACAAGGCAAGTCAACTCCTAATGTTAACGTGGAAGGCATCAACGATCCATTCGTTGTCAAAAGCAAAGGAGCCCCTTCCAAGAGGTCTTCTTGGAGGAAGAAGAGAGCATGCTCTAATTGCCACAAGTACGGTCATTACTACAAGCGCTGTCCAGATCTGATGCAGCATAGTGTGGAAGGTAACCCTCGCGATCGATCATACGGCAATGCATCAGCCAAAGACTCAGGTTTTAGTCCAGAAAGGTTTGGTAATTCTTCAAGGTCGTTCTCAGTTAAGTCCGAACACCACTCAGGACCTAATACCAAG CCTTTTAAAAAGGGTGGAACAAGGAAGTTTAAGGCGACGGGTATGAGGAACCGGAAGGGTAAAGACAACACTTTTGTTGag CATGTGAAGGAGTCACAGCAGGAGAAGAGACATTCATTCAAGAACTATGAATGCGTTAATGATGTCGTTGATGATAAATGTGACACACGACATTTGCAGATCGATGTCCGAGATCCGTTAACATCGTCATTGCCTTGTGGCAACAAACAAGGATCGTACATGGCATTGTTCGCGTCGATGCACAGGACACTTTGA
- the LOC112803660 gene encoding uncharacterized protein, translating into MDTRRKPSTMAIECLEMFHGIDRTAFRMLTQVLHREVKQSLMVMAFLLSLETMGLNGILQTAVKKEGWFMNSLADECVICLQCLLSQEFSGVLDKARKLETLGHVLKTDLTLYQVHRMRSALLTLIPDTLSTICARILGDITMDALWLEYHRTPKELLVSTHRTSAYRLHQRH; encoded by the coding sequence ATGGATACTAGAAGGAAGCCCTCAACCATGGCAATCGAATGTTTGGAAATGTTCCATGGAATCGATCGAACTGCATTCAGGATGCTGACGCAAGTCCTTCACCGTGAAGTTAAACAGTCCCTGATGGTCATGGCATTTCTATTGTCACTGGAGACAATGGGACTGAATGGTATTCTGCAGACAGCCGTAAAAAAGGAAGGCTGGTTTATGAACAGTCTTGCCGATGAATGTGTCATCTGTTTGCAATGCCTACTATCTCAGGAGTTTTCTGGGGTTCTGGACAAGGCCAGAAAACTCGAAACCCTCGGACACGTGCTGAAAACTGACCTCACGTTATACCAGGTTCATAGGATGAGATCCGCCCTTCTAACTCTGATTCCCGATACCCTATCAACCATTTGCGCTAGAATTCTAGGCGACATAACGATGGATGCGCTGTGGTTGGAGTACCACAGGACTCCTAAAGAACTACTGGTTTCAACACACAGGACCAGTGCATATCGGTTGCACCAGAGGCATTGA
- the LOC112801758 gene encoding eukaryotic translation initiation factor 6-2, with protein sequence MATRLQFENNCEVGVFSKLTNAYCLVAIGGSENFYSVFESELADVIPVVKTSIGGTRIIGRLCAGNKNGLLLPHTTTDQELQHLRNCLPDQVVVQRIEERLSALGNCIACNDHVALTHTDLDRETEEMIADVLGVEVFRQTIAGNILVGSYCAFSNRGGLVHPHTSIEDLDELSTLLQVPLVAGTVNRGSEVIAAGMTVNDWTAFCGSDTTATELSVIESVFKLREAQPSAIVDEMRKSLIDSYV encoded by the exons ATGGCAACTA GACTACAGTTTGAGAATAATTGTGAAGTTGGAGTGTTTTCTAAACTTACTAATGCCTATTGTTTGGTTGCCATAGGAGGATCCGAAAACTTCTATAG TGTGTTTGAATCTGAGTTAGCAGACGTCATCCCTGTAGTCAAAACATCCATTGGTGGAACTCGAATTATTGGTCGCCTTTGTGCAG GAAACAAAAATGGGCTTCTGCTGCCCCATACAACTACAGACCAAG AACTTCAACATTTGAGAAACTGTCTGCCCGATCAAGTAGTCGTTCAGAGAATAGAAGAAAGATTATCTGCTCTCGGAAATTGTATAGCTTGTAATGACCATGTGGCTCTCACTCACACCGATCTTGACAGG GAGACGGAGGAAATGATTGCAGATGTTCTTGGAGTAGAAGTTTTCAGGCAGACCATTGCCGGCAATATTCTTGTCGGTAGCTACTGTGCCTTCTCCAACAGAGGGGGCTTG GTCCACCCTCATACTTCCATAGAAGACTTGGATGAGCTTTCTACACTTCTTCAGGTTCCTTTGGTGGCTGGGACGGTGAACCGTGGCAGTGAAGTGATAGCTGCTGGAATGACAGTGAATGACTGGACGGCATTTTGTGGCTCGGACACCACAGCGACAGAGCTGTCTGTGATTGAGAGTGTTTTCAAACTGAGGGAGGCACAGCCTAGTGCCATTGTGGATGAGATGAGAAAATCTCTCATTGATAGCTATGTCTAA
- the LOC112801757 gene encoding T-complex protein 1 subunit gamma isoform X2 produces the protein MNAPVLVLKDSLKRESGTKVHHANIQASKAVADIIRTTLGPRSMLKMLLDAAGGIVVTNDGNAILRELDLAHPAAKSMIELSRTQDEEVGDGTTSVIILAGEMLHVAEAFIDKNYHPTVICRAYNKALEDAVAVLDKIAMSIDAQDRTTMLGLVKSCIGTKFTGQFGDLIADLAIDATTTVGVEIGNGLRDVDIKNYIKVEKVPGGQLEDSKVLKGVMINKDVVAPGKMKRKIINPRIILLDCPLEYKKGENQTNAELLKEEDWSLLLKMEEEYIEELCMQILRFKPDLVITEKGLSDLACHYLSKHGVSAIRRLRKTDNNRIAKACGAVIVNRPDELQESDVGTGAGLFEVKKIGDEYFAFIVDCKDPKACTILLRGASKDLLNEVERNLQDAMSVARNIIKNPKLVPGGGATELTVSAALKQKSSSIEGIEKWPYEAAAIAFEAIPRTLAQNCGVNVIRTMTALQGKHANGENAWIGIDGNSGAIADMKERKHVPQQMNRV, from the exons ATGAATGCTCCGGTTCTAGTTCTCA AGGACTCTTTGAAACGTGAGTCTGGAACCAAGGTGCACCATGCCAATATTCAAGCGTCTAAG GCTGTTGCTGACATAATACGTACTACTTTGGGACCTAGGTCCATGCTAAAAATGCTACTTGATGCAGCAGGAG GAATTGTGGTGACTAATGATGGAAATGCTATCTTACGTGAACTAGATCTTGCTCATCCAGCTGCTAAG TCTATGATTGAATTAAGTCGCACCCAAGATGAAGAAGTTGGAGATGGGACAACATCCGTCATCATTCTTG CTGGTGAGATGCTTCATGTTGCTGAAGCATTCATTGACAAAAATTATCATCCCACAGTTATTTGCCGAG CTTATAACAAAGCTCTAGAGGATGCAGTTGCTGTTCTTGACAAAATTGCAATGTCCATTGATGCCCAAGATC GAACTACAATGCTCGGACTTGTAAAAAGTTGCATAGGTACCAAATTTACAGGCCAATTCGGAGACTTGATTGCT GATTTAGCTATTGATGCGACTACAACAGTAGGTGTCGAAATTGGCAACGGTCTTAGAGATGTAGATATAAAAAACTATATTAAAGTTGAGAAGGTCCCTGGTGGGCAGCTTGAGGACTCAAAAGTTCTGAAGGGAGTCATGATAAACAAAGATGTGGTTGCCCCTGGCAAAATGAAGAGAAAGATTATTAACCCTCGTATTATTCTTCTCGATTGCCCCCTTGAGTATAAAAAAGGTGAAAACCAAACAAATGCTGAATTGCTCAAAGAAGAAGATTGGAGCCTCCTATTGAAGATGGAGGAAGAATACATTGAGGAGCTCTGTATGCAGATATTGAGGTTTAAACCAGACTTAGTAATTACAGAGAAGGGTCTCAGTGATTTAGCATGCCATTACTTAAGTAAGCATGGGGTTAGCGCAATCAGGAGGCTGAGGAAAACCGATAACAACAGAATTGCAAAGGCATGTGGTGCTGTTATTGTGAACAGACCTGATGAACTGCAGGAGTCTGATGTTGGTACTGGTGCTGGCTTATTTGAAGTAAAGAAAATTGGAGATGAGTATTTTGCATTTATTGTCGACTGCAAAGACCCTAAGGCCTGTACCATACTGTTAAGAGGTGCTAGTAAAGATCTCCTGAATGAAGTTGAAAGAAATCTGCAG GATGCCATGTCTGTTGCAaggaatataataaaaaatccaaaacttGTTCCTGGAGGTGGTGCTACAGAGTTGACTGTGTCAGCTGCTTTGAAACAGAAGAGTTCATCAATCGAAGGCATAGAGAAG TGGCCTTATGAAGCTGCTGCCATTGCTTTTGAGGCTATCCCACGTACCTTGGCACAAAATTGTGGAGTTAATGTCATCCGGACTATGACTGCACTACAAGGAAAG CATGCGAATGGAGAAAATGCATGGATTGGCATAGATGGAAATTCGGGTGCCATCGCCGATATGAAAGAGCGCAAG CATGTACCTCAGCAAATGAACCGAGTCTGA
- the LOC112801757 gene encoding T-complex protein 1 subunit gamma isoform X3 yields MNAPVLVLKDSLKRESGTKVHHANIQASKAVADIIRTTLGPRSMLKMLLDAAGGIVVTNDGNAILRELDLAHPAAKSMIELSRTQDEEVGDGTTSVIILAGEMLHVAEAFIDKNYHPTVICRAYNKALEDAVAVLDKIAMSIDAQDRTTMLGLVKSCIGTKFTGQFGDLIADLAIDATTTVGVEIGNGLRDVDIKNYIKVEKVPGGQLEDSKVLKGVMINKDVVAPGKMKRKIINPRIILLDCPLEYKKGENQTNAELLKEEDWSLLLKMEEEYIEELCMQILRFKPDLVITEKGLSDLACHYLSKHGVSAIRRLRKTDNNRIAKACGAVIVNRPDELQESDVGTGAGLFEVKKIGDEYFAFIVDCKDPKACTILLRGASKDLLNEVERNLQDAMSVARNIIKNPKLVPGGGATELTVSAALKQKSSSIEGIEKWPYEAAAIAFEAIPRTLAQNCGVNVIRTMTALQGKHANGENAWIGIDGNSGAIADMKERKQMNRV; encoded by the exons ATGAATGCTCCGGTTCTAGTTCTCA AGGACTCTTTGAAACGTGAGTCTGGAACCAAGGTGCACCATGCCAATATTCAAGCGTCTAAG GCTGTTGCTGACATAATACGTACTACTTTGGGACCTAGGTCCATGCTAAAAATGCTACTTGATGCAGCAGGAG GAATTGTGGTGACTAATGATGGAAATGCTATCTTACGTGAACTAGATCTTGCTCATCCAGCTGCTAAG TCTATGATTGAATTAAGTCGCACCCAAGATGAAGAAGTTGGAGATGGGACAACATCCGTCATCATTCTTG CTGGTGAGATGCTTCATGTTGCTGAAGCATTCATTGACAAAAATTATCATCCCACAGTTATTTGCCGAG CTTATAACAAAGCTCTAGAGGATGCAGTTGCTGTTCTTGACAAAATTGCAATGTCCATTGATGCCCAAGATC GAACTACAATGCTCGGACTTGTAAAAAGTTGCATAGGTACCAAATTTACAGGCCAATTCGGAGACTTGATTGCT GATTTAGCTATTGATGCGACTACAACAGTAGGTGTCGAAATTGGCAACGGTCTTAGAGATGTAGATATAAAAAACTATATTAAAGTTGAGAAGGTCCCTGGTGGGCAGCTTGAGGACTCAAAAGTTCTGAAGGGAGTCATGATAAACAAAGATGTGGTTGCCCCTGGCAAAATGAAGAGAAAGATTATTAACCCTCGTATTATTCTTCTCGATTGCCCCCTTGAGTATAAAAAAGGTGAAAACCAAACAAATGCTGAATTGCTCAAAGAAGAAGATTGGAGCCTCCTATTGAAGATGGAGGAAGAATACATTGAGGAGCTCTGTATGCAGATATTGAGGTTTAAACCAGACTTAGTAATTACAGAGAAGGGTCTCAGTGATTTAGCATGCCATTACTTAAGTAAGCATGGGGTTAGCGCAATCAGGAGGCTGAGGAAAACCGATAACAACAGAATTGCAAAGGCATGTGGTGCTGTTATTGTGAACAGACCTGATGAACTGCAGGAGTCTGATGTTGGTACTGGTGCTGGCTTATTTGAAGTAAAGAAAATTGGAGATGAGTATTTTGCATTTATTGTCGACTGCAAAGACCCTAAGGCCTGTACCATACTGTTAAGAGGTGCTAGTAAAGATCTCCTGAATGAAGTTGAAAGAAATCTGCAG GATGCCATGTCTGTTGCAaggaatataataaaaaatccaaaacttGTTCCTGGAGGTGGTGCTACAGAGTTGACTGTGTCAGCTGCTTTGAAACAGAAGAGTTCATCAATCGAAGGCATAGAGAAG TGGCCTTATGAAGCTGCTGCCATTGCTTTTGAGGCTATCCCACGTACCTTGGCACAAAATTGTGGAGTTAATGTCATCCGGACTATGACTGCACTACAAGGAAAG CATGCGAATGGAGAAAATGCATGGATTGGCATAGATGGAAATTCGGGTGCCATCGCCGATATGAAAGAGCGCAAG CAAATGAACCGAGTCTGA
- the LOC140173225 gene encoding F-box/kelch-repeat protein At3g06240-like, protein MAKFQLPLPIIPDDLLQEIFLRSSAKAVGRCMCLNKFWYRQLRQPETCIHHMRRQKVLDQHVLFHVGYSLLLMGSDSLYIVNAASGEEVNVQHPFRVGIHGWFRIVGVSNGNICFKFSRERDDTRLLVWNPTTQCSREISDPHRDHGRSFFPVYGFGHVRNSDAYTVIHMCKRDIADAYVFFSRYCSRRSTWFHCVDCLPGIEKIDPNSVFNNGQAYWITGTGDSYATPKFVLCYSVEDESFSEVSIPVGAIYTIHNLLTHKEKVALLAHTHNEFGYVAAIWHLNEDANGNRILEQYCRFASRSIRENPILFVDENLLLLVNNSKERELLVNYRYRELVLTEYDIEHGTRNLLVRRAWRYPETPHPITVRSTLKYFAGMFPV, encoded by the coding sequence ATGGCTAAATTCCAACTTCCCTTGCCGATTATTCCGGATGATCTGCTACAAGAAATCTTCCTGCGTAGTAGTGCCAAAGCTGTAGGGAGATGTATGTGCTTGAATAAATTCTGGTACCGACAGCTACGCCAACCAGAGACATGCATACACCACATGCGAAGGCAGAAAGTGTTAGATCAACATGTTTTGTTTCATGTTGGATACTCACTACTGTTAATGGGTTCAGATTCACTATATATAGTGAATGCTGCTTCTGGAGAAGAAGTGAATGTTCAGCATCCTttccgagtaggcatccatgggTGGTTTCGTATTGTCGGAGTGTCAAACGGGAACATATGTTTCAAGTTCTCTCGTGAACGAGACGACACAAGACTTTTGGTATGGAATCCGACAACACAATGCTCTAGAGAAATTTCCGACCCCCACAGGGACCACGGTAGATCGTTTTTCCCAGTATATGGTTTCGGTCATGTTCGAAACTCAGATGCATACACAGTCATACATATGTGCAAAAGGGACATAGCTGATGCCTACGTTTTTTTCTCTAGATATTGTTCAAGGCGTTCTACATGGTTTCACTGCGTTGATTGTCTCCCTGGTATAGAAAAAATTGACCCTAACTCTGTTTTTAATAATGGTCAGGCGTATTGGATAACTGGTACAGGAGATAGCTATGCTACACCCAAGTTTGTTTTATGTTACAGTGTTGAAGATGAATCATTTAGCGAGGTCTCTATCCCTGTAGGTGCAATATATACCATTCACAATTTACTAACCCACAAGGAAAAAGTTGCACTCCTCGCTCATACGCACAACGAATTTGGTTATGTCGCAGCAATTTGGCACTTGAATGAAGACGCGAATGGAAACAGAATACTAGAGCAATACTGCAGGTTCGCGAGTCGAAGCATCAGAGAAAATCCAATACTATTCGTGGATGAAAACCTACTTTTGTTGGTGAACAATTCAAAGGAAAGAGAGTTACTCGTCAATTACAGGTACAGAGAGCTTGTGTTGACAGAATATGACATCGAACATGGCACTAGAAATCTATTGGTGAGGAGAGCATGGCGATACCCAGAAACGCCACACCCGATCACAGTAAGGTCTACACTCAAGTATTTTGCAGGGATGTTTCCTGTCTAG
- the LOC112801757 gene encoding T-complex protein 1 subunit gamma isoform X1 codes for MNAPVLVLKDSLKRESGTKVHHANIQASKAVADIIRTTLGPRSMLKMLLDAAGGIVVTNDGNAILRELDLAHPAAKSMIELSRTQDEEVGDGTTSVIILAGEMLHVAEAFIDKNYHPTVICRAYNKALEDAVAVLDKIAMSIDAQDRTTMLGLVKSCIGTKFTGQFGDLIADLAIDATTTVGVEIGNGLRDVDIKNYIKVEKVPGGQLEDSKVLKGVMINKDVVAPGKMKRKIINPRIILLDCPLEYKKGENQTNAELLKEEDWSLLLKMEEEYIEELCMQILRFKPDLVITEKGLSDLACHYLSKHGVSAIRRLRKTDNNRIAKACGAVIVNRPDELQESDVGTGAGLFEVKKIGDEYFAFIVDCKDPKACTILLRGASKDLLNEVERNLQDAMSVARNIIKNPKLVPGGGATELTVSAALKQKSSSIEGIEKWPYEAAAIAFEAIPRTLAQNCGVNVIRTMTALQGKHANGENAWIGIDGNSGAIADMKERKIWDAYNVKAQTFKTAIEAACMLLRIDDIVSGIKKKQAPGAGQAPTKPKVETEADADSEQILPD; via the exons ATGAATGCTCCGGTTCTAGTTCTCA AGGACTCTTTGAAACGTGAGTCTGGAACCAAGGTGCACCATGCCAATATTCAAGCGTCTAAG GCTGTTGCTGACATAATACGTACTACTTTGGGACCTAGGTCCATGCTAAAAATGCTACTTGATGCAGCAGGAG GAATTGTGGTGACTAATGATGGAAATGCTATCTTACGTGAACTAGATCTTGCTCATCCAGCTGCTAAG TCTATGATTGAATTAAGTCGCACCCAAGATGAAGAAGTTGGAGATGGGACAACATCCGTCATCATTCTTG CTGGTGAGATGCTTCATGTTGCTGAAGCATTCATTGACAAAAATTATCATCCCACAGTTATTTGCCGAG CTTATAACAAAGCTCTAGAGGATGCAGTTGCTGTTCTTGACAAAATTGCAATGTCCATTGATGCCCAAGATC GAACTACAATGCTCGGACTTGTAAAAAGTTGCATAGGTACCAAATTTACAGGCCAATTCGGAGACTTGATTGCT GATTTAGCTATTGATGCGACTACAACAGTAGGTGTCGAAATTGGCAACGGTCTTAGAGATGTAGATATAAAAAACTATATTAAAGTTGAGAAGGTCCCTGGTGGGCAGCTTGAGGACTCAAAAGTTCTGAAGGGAGTCATGATAAACAAAGATGTGGTTGCCCCTGGCAAAATGAAGAGAAAGATTATTAACCCTCGTATTATTCTTCTCGATTGCCCCCTTGAGTATAAAAAAGGTGAAAACCAAACAAATGCTGAATTGCTCAAAGAAGAAGATTGGAGCCTCCTATTGAAGATGGAGGAAGAATACATTGAGGAGCTCTGTATGCAGATATTGAGGTTTAAACCAGACTTAGTAATTACAGAGAAGGGTCTCAGTGATTTAGCATGCCATTACTTAAGTAAGCATGGGGTTAGCGCAATCAGGAGGCTGAGGAAAACCGATAACAACAGAATTGCAAAGGCATGTGGTGCTGTTATTGTGAACAGACCTGATGAACTGCAGGAGTCTGATGTTGGTACTGGTGCTGGCTTATTTGAAGTAAAGAAAATTGGAGATGAGTATTTTGCATTTATTGTCGACTGCAAAGACCCTAAGGCCTGTACCATACTGTTAAGAGGTGCTAGTAAAGATCTCCTGAATGAAGTTGAAAGAAATCTGCAG GATGCCATGTCTGTTGCAaggaatataataaaaaatccaaaacttGTTCCTGGAGGTGGTGCTACAGAGTTGACTGTGTCAGCTGCTTTGAAACAGAAGAGTTCATCAATCGAAGGCATAGAGAAG TGGCCTTATGAAGCTGCTGCCATTGCTTTTGAGGCTATCCCACGTACCTTGGCACAAAATTGTGGAGTTAATGTCATCCGGACTATGACTGCACTACAAGGAAAG CATGCGAATGGAGAAAATGCATGGATTGGCATAGATGGAAATTCGGGTGCCATCGCCGATATGAAAGAGCGCAAG ATTTGGGACGCATACAATGTGAAAGCACAAACATTTAAGACGGCCATTGAAGCTGCTTGCATGCTCCTGAGGATTGATGATATAGTTAGTGGGATCAAGAAGAAGCAGGCACCTGGAGCAGGCCAGGCCCCTACAAAGCCCAAGGTTGAGACTGAGGCAGACGCTGACAGTGAGCAAATCCTTCCTGACTGA